In Salvelinus fontinalis isolate EN_2023a chromosome 8, ASM2944872v1, whole genome shotgun sequence, the genomic stretch AGCACCCACTGCTCACTCCAACTGTAGCCAAGTCAGGGAACAGAGGGGGCAGAGCTTGAACCAGTAACCATACACACTGCCGTTATGTAAAGAGTCCAGACTAGCAATGTGCCGGTGTTGGTTCTTAGCAGTGTGATCACACAACTAGAGCTCTTTGGTCAAGAAGACACAGTTGTGGCTTATCCAATGAGGTTCTTATCTATGTTAACCATATAAAGGTAAAAGGTATTTGAAACATTATTATTATCCCTTTAACTAAAAGTTTGAAACAGTAAAAACTCAATGGATGAGTGCATAGCAAGGCAAGAGTAAGCATGAGGACTTGTCGATTAGAGGAAATGGAGTGAAGAGCAATACTGACAGCATAGACATGAAAAACGTACAGTAGTAACCTTCTAGTCAAGTCTGGTATGGGTGTAGAGCTAAATAAGATGAGCAACGATAAAGGGACAAACAGCTGGACTAGGCAACTATTAGTCATTGTAGTGTAAATGTGTTGGGCATGGGGATATAGTGACAGAAgtcaagaggagggagagagggagacaggtgaAGAAGGGGAAGGTATGGTATCAGCCAGATTATAGGTGGAGTTTGGAGAGGATGACAAAGGGGTAAAAAGAGGCCTGGTGGCAGAGGGGGGCGGGGAGTGGAAAGCAGCAGTGACTGTGGTGGGCGAGTCCGAGCTGACCTCATCCCCTTCCTCTGAATCCCACACCTCACTCTGCAGGTAGTCCGCAAACAAGGCCTTGGCGCGCTGCAGCACCCTGCCCAGATTGTGTCGCCGAACAAGGCGGTCAAAGTGCATAGCCAGCTCGTTGTAATCAAAGCTGTTCTTTATAATGTGGTCTCGATGCTCCAACAGGATTGACAGGCACAGGAACAACATGAAAGGATTCCCTTTACCAAACTCTTGAGGCGGTGGGAGGGAACAAGGTTTGATGGTGGTATTCTCTGGTTTGGTTGAATTTGGAGTGTTGGGTGCGGTGCTGGAGGCTCTGCTGCAAGGAGAAGGGAGGTTACTGGGAAAGGACTTGTTGACTGTGCTGACCGGCAGCGAAGGAAGAGCTCTCCCGAAGGACAAAATAGGGGAGGAGAGCAATGATCTAGTCAGTAGGGGAGAGGAAACCAAGGACCTCCCTGTTGGGGTAGCGGGAGAGTTAGCTCCGGTTCCGTTCGGCACCGAGGCAAAGGAAGCAAATCCTCTTGTGGCTTTCTCTGGCGACTCAACCCTTCCGTTGGGTAAAATGGGGGAGGTGTACTTTGGTGATGGGGTGTCTGGGGAGGCACCTCTCCAACTTGAGGGGGAGGGAGTGGagcctggagacagagaggaaccatTCTTCCAGCTTGGCAGACCATGAGGAAATGGGGAGACCGGAGAGGCTGTTTGTCCATTAGGGGAgctcctctcctccgtctctggGCTGGAGGACTTGTCATCATCCGTTATAAGAGGTGCTCTCTCCCCTGGATCCTCCTCGCTGTCCTCGGTGCCCTGCCGGGCCGGTGGACTTGATACAGGGTGCAAGGAGGCTTCCATCTCAACAGGACCCTCTGGTGGGTCTCTCTCCACGAAATCAAAGCTGTCCTTGTTCCGTGCATTGTAGTATTTGAACTCACCAAAACTGGTCTGCTTCTCAAAGGGAGGAACAGGTGCATTGTTGTGCGCCTTCTCCTTTCCTACGTAAGGCATGTCGAAGTtcccctcaccctctcttctggctcctctgtcctcccgcTCTCCTTCCTCCATGTCGATCTTTCTCCCGCCGTCTGCCTCCTCTCTTGAAGGCCTCAACATGTGTCGTCGCTGCTTCTCTTTCTGCTCCCCTTCTTCTTCACCTGCGAAAGCAGGCCTCTTTTCAACACCACTCTCAGATGTcattctggtctggtctgtctctagGGGCGGCCCAAAAAGCTCCACTTCCGTTTCGGGAGGATCAGGAGGCAGGGAGCTCCAGGTGACCTCCAGCATCCTCAGGGCATCGTCGAAGGCAAACTCCCGTTTGAGTTCCAAGAGCAGCCAGCGGTAACAGAAGAACAGGTCATCAGCTCCGCGGGACACCAAATAACAGTAGAACTCGGGGTCTGAGTACTGCAGTAGCAGCTTCAGATGCTGGAACTTGACGGACATGAGTTGGCCATCCGGGCGGAAATTGCCCTCTAGGCGTTTCATGATGCCACAGAAACAGATGAATGCATGTGCCTCATTGTCCATAACGGCAAGTATCGGAGAAGCGATGTCACTCATGCCTTGGCAGTACGACACCTATGAAACAGAGTTGAAATGAATTAAAACACATCAAAAACTAGgattacatacactacatgaacaaaagtatgtggacacctgcttgtcaaacatttcattccaaaatattgggcattaatatggaattggttc encodes the following:
- the tbc1d25 gene encoding TBC1 domain family member 25 isoform X2, giving the protein MATDEERGVVRVKVKKCEGMLPVEFRSFAVDPQITSLEVLQHILIRAFELNGKRNFGISYLSRDRGGLEVYLSLLSDWDLDAAFVSAAKPYLQLKMDIKPAEDSPVMEDWDIISPKEVICSDQLPGDRRSLAAAALPFTQSLLSQMMGRTLSRVQQALSWSYGEEVKPFKPPLSDAEFHSYLNGQGQLSRPEELRLRIYHGGVEPSLRKVVWRYLLNVYPDGLTGQERMDYMKRKTREYDQLKGEWSARVSPEDLEFIRGNVLKDVLRTDRAHPYYAGSEDSPHLTALTDLLTTFAITHPQVSYCQGMSDIASPILAVMDNEAHAFICFCGIMKRLEGNFRPDGQLMSVKFQHLKLLLQYSDPEFYCYLVSRGADDLFFCYRWLLLELKREFAFDDALRMLEVTWSSLPPDPPETEVELFGPPLETDQTRMTSESGVEKRPAFAGEEEGEQKEKQRRHMLRPSREEADGGRKIDMEEGEREDRGARREGEGNFDMPYVGKEKAHNNAPVPPFEKQTSFGEFKYYNARNKDSFDFVERDPPEGPVEMEASLHPVSSPPARQGTEDSEEDPGERAPLITDDDKSSSPETEERSSPNGQTASPVSPFPHGLPSWKNGSSLSPGSTPSPSSWRGASPDTPSPKYTSPILPNGRVESPEKATRGFASFASVPNGTGANSPATPTGRSLVSSPLLTRSLLSSPILSFGRALPSLPVSTVNKSFPSNLPSPCSRASSTAPNTPNSTKPENTTIKPCSLPPPQEFGKGNPFMLFLCLSILLEHRDHIIKNSFDYNELAMHFDRLVRRHNLGRVLQRAKALFADYLQSEVWDSEEGDEVSSDSPTTVTAAFHSPPPSATRPLFTPLSSSPNSTYNLADTIPSPSSPVSLSPSS
- the tbc1d25 gene encoding TBC1 domain family member 25 isoform X1, which gives rise to MATDEERGVVRVKVKKCEGMLPVEFRSFAVDPQITSLEVLQHILIRAFELNGKRNFGISYLSRDRGGLEVYLSLLSDWDLDAAFVSAAKPYLQLKMDIKPAEDSPVMEDWDIISPKEVICSDQLPGDRRSLAAAALPFTQSLLSQVTDNALALHPVSHLFYQPVTAALSQMMGRTLSRVQQALSWSYGEEVKPFKPPLSDAEFHSYLNGQGQLSRPEELRLRIYHGGVEPSLRKVVWRYLLNVYPDGLTGQERMDYMKRKTREYDQLKGEWSARVSPEDLEFIRGNVLKDVLRTDRAHPYYAGSEDSPHLTALTDLLTTFAITHPQVSYCQGMSDIASPILAVMDNEAHAFICFCGIMKRLEGNFRPDGQLMSVKFQHLKLLLQYSDPEFYCYLVSRGADDLFFCYRWLLLELKREFAFDDALRMLEVTWSSLPPDPPETEVELFGPPLETDQTRMTSESGVEKRPAFAGEEEGEQKEKQRRHMLRPSREEADGGRKIDMEEGEREDRGARREGEGNFDMPYVGKEKAHNNAPVPPFEKQTSFGEFKYYNARNKDSFDFVERDPPEGPVEMEASLHPVSSPPARQGTEDSEEDPGERAPLITDDDKSSSPETEERSSPNGQTASPVSPFPHGLPSWKNGSSLSPGSTPSPSSWRGASPDTPSPKYTSPILPNGRVESPEKATRGFASFASVPNGTGANSPATPTGRSLVSSPLLTRSLLSSPILSFGRALPSLPVSTVNKSFPSNLPSPCSRASSTAPNTPNSTKPENTTIKPCSLPPPQEFGKGNPFMLFLCLSILLEHRDHIIKNSFDYNELAMHFDRLVRRHNLGRVLQRAKALFADYLQSEVWDSEEGDEVSSDSPTTVTAAFHSPPPSATRPLFTPLSSSPNSTYNLADTIPSPSSPVSLSPSS
- the tbc1d25 gene encoding TBC1 domain family member 25 isoform X3 → MDIKPAEDSPVMEDWDIISPKEVICSDQLPGDRRSLAAAALPFTQSLLSQVTDNALALHPVSHLFYQPVTAALSQMMGRTLSRVQQALSWSYGEEVKPFKPPLSDAEFHSYLNGQGQLSRPEELRLRIYHGGVEPSLRKVVWRYLLNVYPDGLTGQERMDYMKRKTREYDQLKGEWSARVSPEDLEFIRGNVLKDVLRTDRAHPYYAGSEDSPHLTALTDLLTTFAITHPQVSYCQGMSDIASPILAVMDNEAHAFICFCGIMKRLEGNFRPDGQLMSVKFQHLKLLLQYSDPEFYCYLVSRGADDLFFCYRWLLLELKREFAFDDALRMLEVTWSSLPPDPPETEVELFGPPLETDQTRMTSESGVEKRPAFAGEEEGEQKEKQRRHMLRPSREEADGGRKIDMEEGEREDRGARREGEGNFDMPYVGKEKAHNNAPVPPFEKQTSFGEFKYYNARNKDSFDFVERDPPEGPVEMEASLHPVSSPPARQGTEDSEEDPGERAPLITDDDKSSSPETEERSSPNGQTASPVSPFPHGLPSWKNGSSLSPGSTPSPSSWRGASPDTPSPKYTSPILPNGRVESPEKATRGFASFASVPNGTGANSPATPTGRSLVSSPLLTRSLLSSPILSFGRALPSLPVSTVNKSFPSNLPSPCSRASSTAPNTPNSTKPENTTIKPCSLPPPQEFGKGNPFMLFLCLSILLEHRDHIIKNSFDYNELAMHFDRLVRRHNLGRVLQRAKALFADYLQSEVWDSEEGDEVSSDSPTTVTAAFHSPPPSATRPLFTPLSSSPNSTYNLADTIPSPSSPVSLSPSS